Proteins encoded within one genomic window of Flavobacterium oreochromis:
- a CDS encoding helix-hairpin-helix domain-containing protein → MQKDINLATKEDLMKVYGIGEIISDRILKKRETLGGFVSMEQLQDVWGLSPEVIIELNSRFALFKNPEILKLKINQASIKELLRIPYLKYPIALEIIGYRSMNNGIHSVDDLLKIKGFPIDKVKIITLYLDFK, encoded by the coding sequence GTGCAAAAAGATATTAATTTAGCAACTAAAGAAGATTTAATGAAAGTGTATGGTATAGGAGAAATTATTTCAGATCGTATACTCAAAAAAAGAGAAACTTTAGGAGGCTTTGTCTCTATGGAACAATTACAGGATGTTTGGGGATTATCTCCAGAAGTTATTATTGAATTGAACAGTAGATTTGCTTTGTTTAAAAACCCAGAAATATTAAAATTAAAAATAAATCAAGCTTCTATCAAAGAACTTTTAAGAATTCCTTATTTAAAATATCCTATAGCTCTTGAAATAATAGGGTATAGGAGTATGAATAATGGAATTCATTCCGTAGATGATTTGCTTAAAATAAAGGGTTTTCCAATTGATAAAGTAAAAATAATTACATTATATTTGGACTTTAAATAA